Proteins found in one Taeniopygia guttata chromosome 27, bTaeGut7.mat, whole genome shotgun sequence genomic segment:
- the LOC100221664 gene encoding keratin, type I cytoskeletal 19-like, translated as MSCTVRQVVTTCTQGRASTGSNAAGTGRRVSSASSGRHAAYDMGAVVGSFSGGSVSEGLLGKQLSAGSAAGGSFGATQRACSALGFSGGGVCTRGGFPRAGAGCGDGILFANNEKATMQNLNDRLASYLDKVRLLEGDNADLECKIREWYAKVGPICEPRDYSCYHKEIEDLQNQILCAAMETNKILLNIDNNRMTADDFRVKYETECGLRQNVDADINNLRPVLDQLASCKTDLQLQCEALTEEMCCLKTNHEEEMSCLRKQATGDVSVEVNACPGPDLRKILEDLRCQYETLMERNRKETEQWYACKVEEVNLEVVTSSQEIESSNKQVTELRRQLQALEINVQAQLTMKENLESSLAETECRYNKYLAELQNQISCVEQRLAEIRAEMECQNQEYKTLLDVKCRLEQEIQTYHCLLEGGQHDIIGSAGRGVGATPAGRSTGLKGSLCQPCLP; from the exons ATGAGCTGCACTGTCAGGCAGGTTGTCACCACCTGCAcccagggcagggccagcacaggcagcaacgcggctggcactggcaggagGGTCTCCTCTGCCTCCTCGGGGAGACACGCTGCCTATGACATGGGTGCTGTGGTTGGCAGCTTCTCCGGGGGCAGCGTAAGCGAGGGATTACTCGGGAAGCAGCTGAGCGCCGGCAGTGCAGCTGGTGGGAGCTTCGGAGCCACCCAGAGGGCTTGTTCTGCCCTGGGATTCAGCGGAGGAGGTGTCTGCACTCGAGGTGGcttccccagggctggagctggctgcGGGGATGGGATCCTGTTTGCTAACAACGAGAAGGCGACGATGCAGAACCTCAACGACCGCTTGGCCTCGTACCTGGACAAGGTGCGGCTCCTGGAGGGGGACAATGCTGACCTGGAGTGCAAGATCAGGGAGTGGTACGCCAAGGTGGGGCCCATCTGTGAGCCACGGGACTACAGCTGCTACCACAAGGAAATAGAAGACCTTCAGAACCAG ATCTTGTGTGCAGCCATGGAGACTAACAAAATCCTTCTGAACATTGATAACAACAGGATGACTGCTGACGACTTCAGAGTGAA GTATGAGACGGAGTGTGGTCTCCGGCAGAACGTGGATGCCGACATTAACAACCTCCGGCCCGTCCTGGACCAGCTGGCCAGCTGCAAGACCGacctgcagctgcagtgtgaggCTCTGACAGAGGAGATGTGCTGCCTAAAGACCAACCACGAGGAG GAAATGAGCTGTCTGAGGAAACAGGCAACTGGGGATGTGAGTGTGGAGGTCAatgcctgccctggcccagacCTGAGGAAGATCCTGGAGGATCTGCGGTGCCAGTACGAGACGCTGATGGAACGCAACCGCAAAGAGACGGAGCAGTGGTACGCCTGCAAG GTGGAGGAGGTGAATCTGGAAGTTGTCACAAGCAGCCAGGAGATAGAGTCGAGCAACAAGCAGGTCACTGAGCTGAGACGTCAGCTGCAGGCCCTGGAAATCAATGTACAAGCCCAGCTCACTATG AAAGAAAACCTGGAATCCTCTTTGGCGGAGACTGAATGTCGCTACAACAAAtacctggctgagctgcagaacCAGATCTCCTGCGTGGAGCAGCGGCTGGCTGAGATCCGAGCGGAAATGGAGTGCCAGAACCAGGAATACAAGACCCTTCTGGATGTCAAGTGTCGCTTGGAGCAGGAGATCCAGACCTACCACTGTCTGCTGGAGGGTGGCCAACACGACATCAT AGGGTCGGCAGGGAGAGGAGTCGGTGCCACACCAGCTGGGAGAAGCACGGGGCTGAaaggcagcctgtgccagccctgcctgccctga